A single window of Carassius gibelio isolate Cgi1373 ecotype wild population from Czech Republic chromosome A19, carGib1.2-hapl.c, whole genome shotgun sequence DNA harbors:
- the LOC127935024 gene encoding potassium voltage-gated channel subfamily G member 2-like: MYQEVAFLAGSTDHQFTSFHFNPLENPHEISSKKGVFYKRAQLQLKPGVQEDEAHRNRGAGADEGALVAIINVGGIRYRIPWSTLEEFPLTRLGKLRSCSNAEEILDLCDDYDARCNEFFFDRSPSAFRSIVTFLAAGKLRLLREMCALSFQEELMYWGVEEASLEWCCLRKLRLRQEEQRERLRLEEEEAELTSPQSCEEAPGVGSPEEERLDGCMHSLRDMVENPHSGIPGKIFACLSVVFVAITAVTLCVSTMPDLREEEERGECSQRCYNIFVLETVCVGWFSLEFLLRFIQTQSKCVFLRTPLNIIDVVAILPYYITLIVDSLSVSDRPAGSGNNYLEKVGLVLRVLRALRIFYVMRLARHSLGLQTLGLTVRRCTREFGLLLLFLCVAMALFSPLVFLAESEMGAKQEFTSIPGSYWWAVISMTTVGYGDMVPRSIPGQVVALSSILSGILLMAFPVTSIFHTFSRSYLELKEEQCRATRHKPDSQDSTKSQNSEDSQDTDISIHGITESTAVSVHHRRSVAVTGQGAPQVRRSLKS, from the exons ATGTACCAAGAGGTGGCTTTCCTAGCAGGCAGCACCGATCATCAGTTTACCTCCTTCCACTTTAACCCTTTGGAGAACCCGCATGAAATCAGCAGCAAAAAGGGTGTGTTTTACAAACGTGCACAACTGCAGTTGAAGCCCGGCGTACAGGAGGACGAGGCGCACCGGAATCGAGGAGCTGGAGCGGACGAAGGTGCTTTAGTTGCTATCATCAATGTGGGCGGCATCCGTTATCGCATACCGTGGTCCACTCTTGAGGAGTTCCCATTGACGCGTTTGGGGAAGTTACGCAGCTGCAGCAATGCAGAGGAAATACTCGACTTGTGTGATGACTATGATGCACGCTGCAACGAGTTCTTCTTCGACCGAAGCCCCAGCGCCTTCCGCTCCATCGTCACGTTCTTGGCGGCCGGGAAGCTTCGTCTGCTGCGGGAGATGTGCGCGCTCTCCTTTCAGGAGGAACTGATGTATTGGGGTGTGGAGGAGGCCAGTCTGGAGTGGTGCTGCTTGAGGAAGCTCCGTCTTCGGCAGGAGGAGCAGCGAGAGAGACTCcggctggaggaggaggaggctgaGCTGACCTCGCCCCAGTCCTGTGAGGAGGCGCCCGGAGTCGGGAGCCCAGAGGAGGAGCGTCTGGACGGTTGCATGCACAGCCTCAGAGACATGGTGGAGAACCCTCACTCCGGGATCCCTGGGAAGATTTTCGCCTGCCTCTCAGTGGTCTTTGTGGCCATTACGGCAGTTACACTGTGTGTCAGCACCATGCCTGACCtgagggaggaggaggagagg GGGGAGTGCTCCCAGAGGTGCTACAACATCTTTGTGCTGGAAACAGTGTGTGTGGGCTGGTTCTCCCTGGAGTTCCTGCTCCGTTTCATCCAGACGCAGAGCAAGTGTGTGTTCTTGCGCACACCCCTCAACATCATCGACGTGGTGGCCATCCTGCCCTATTACATCACTTTGATAGTGGACTCGCTGTCCGTGAGCGACCGTCCCGCCGGCTCAGGAAACaactacctggagaaggtggGATTAGTGCTGCGAGTTCTTCGAGCACTGCGCATCTTCTACGTGATGCGTTTAGCACGTCACTCGCTGGGGCTGCAGACGCTTGGCTTGACCGTACGCCGCTGCACTCGAGAGTTCGGACTGCTCCTGCTGTTCCTGTGCGTGGCCATGGCACTGTTCTCTCCGCTGGTCTTCCTGGCGGAGAGCGAGATGGGCGCCAAGCAGGAGTTCACCAGCATCCCTGGGAGCTACTGGTGGGCCGTCATTTCGATGACGACGGTTGGATACGGTGACATGGTTCCTCGCAGCATTCCTGGCCAGGTGGTGGCGCTCAGCAGCATCCTGAGTGGAATCCTGCTCATGGCATTCCCAGTCACATCCATATTTCACACTTTTTCCCGGTCCTACCTGGAGCTTAAAGAGGAACAGTGTCGGGCCACACGGCACAAGCCCGATTCACAAGACAGCACCAAGTCCCAAAACAGTGAGGATTCCCAGGACACTGACATTTCCATACATGGAATAACAGAGAGCACCGCAGTCAGTGTGCATCACCGCAGATCTGTGGCTGTGACCGGTCAAGGAGCTCCACAGGTCAGGAGATCACTAAAGTCATAA